From Lagenorhynchus albirostris chromosome 10, mLagAlb1.1, whole genome shotgun sequence, the proteins below share one genomic window:
- the TMEM89 gene encoding transmembrane protein 89 isoform X2 has translation MLHAQSFLPWLLLLAMPVRTHTWSRPVWYQVGLDLQPWGCQPNSLEGCKGSLGCPGHWMGLGVNRIYPVAGVTVATTMMLMLSRAVMQRRRSQATKSEHPQVTASPCAPWKRRAPISDRALLRGVLHMLDALLVHIEGHLQRLATQQRTQINGTPAQSG, from the exons ATGCTGCACGCACAGTCCTTCCTGCCATGGCTGCTTCTGCTAGCGATGCCTGTCCGCACCCACACCTGGTCACGGCCCGTGTGGTACCAGGTGGGGCTGGACTTACAGCCCTGGGGGTGCCAGCCAAACAGCCTGGAGGGTTGCAAGGGCAGCCTGGGGTGTCCTGGCCATTGGATGGGCCTGGGGGTGAACCGCATCTACCCAGTGGCTGGGGTCACCGTCGCCACTACCATGATGCTGATGCTCAGCCGTGCGGTGATGCAACGGCGGCGCTCACAGGCCACTAAGAGTGAG CATCCGCAGGTGACGGCTAGCCCCTGTGCACCCTGGAAACGACGGGCCCCGATCTCAGACCGTGCCCTACTCCGTGGGGTCCTGCATATGCTGGATGCCCTCCTGGTCCATATTGAGGGCCATCTGCAGCGTCTAGCCACCCAGCAGCGAACCCAAATAAACGGGACTCCTGCCCAGAGCGGGTGA
- the TMEM89 gene encoding transmembrane protein 89 isoform X1 has product MLHAQSFLPWLLLLAMPVRTHTWSRPVWYQVGLDLQPWGCQPNSLEGCKGSLGCPGHWMGLGVNRIYPVAGVTVATTMMLMLSRAVMQRRRSQATKSEHPQVTASPCAPWKRRAPISDRALLRGVLHMLDALLVHIEGHLQRLATQQRTQINGTPAQSGHQDLLMNRTGSSLTHSQIGEGRGGDEADSKTQFLCRELC; this is encoded by the exons ATGCTGCACGCACAGTCCTTCCTGCCATGGCTGCTTCTGCTAGCGATGCCTGTCCGCACCCACACCTGGTCACGGCCCGTGTGGTACCAGGTGGGGCTGGACTTACAGCCCTGGGGGTGCCAGCCAAACAGCCTGGAGGGTTGCAAGGGCAGCCTGGGGTGTCCTGGCCATTGGATGGGCCTGGGGGTGAACCGCATCTACCCAGTGGCTGGGGTCACCGTCGCCACTACCATGATGCTGATGCTCAGCCGTGCGGTGATGCAACGGCGGCGCTCACAGGCCACTAAGAGTGAG CATCCGCAGGTGACGGCTAGCCCCTGTGCACCCTGGAAACGACGGGCCCCGATCTCAGACCGTGCCCTACTCCGTGGGGTCCTGCATATGCTGGATGCCCTCCTGGTCCATATTGAGGGCCATCTGCAGCGTCTAGCCACCCAGCAGCGAACCCAAATAAACGGGACTCCTGCCCAGAGCGG GCATCAGGATCTGCTGATGAACAGAACAGGCTCCTCCCTCACCCACTCACAAATAGGGGAGGGTAGAGGTGGTGATGAAGCAGACTCAAAAACTCAATTCCTCTGCAGAGAGTTGTGCTGA